One window from the genome of Oceanisphaera sp. IT1-181 encodes:
- a CDS encoding pilin, giving the protein MNKLIGTRPSGGFTLIELMIVVAIVAILATVALPAYQTYTQRARFTEVIAATGPAKTAIDICVQTGGSDCTAAGNNAVGYDTVTRAQTSDSGITTDYVASVAVTGSTNPNSWTITATATNELDDLTFIQVGTEDNGRVTWKNNPTDSVGTCVAANTC; this is encoded by the coding sequence ATGAATAAGCTTATTGGCACGCGCCCCAGCGGCGGTTTTACGCTTATCGAACTGATGATAGTGGTAGCCATAGTGGCAATCTTAGCTACGGTCGCCCTACCCGCCTATCAAACCTATACCCAACGCGCTAGATTTACCGAGGTGATCGCCGCTACCGGCCCCGCCAAAACCGCCATCGATATTTGCGTACAGACCGGGGGTTCCGACTGTACGGCAGCAGGAAATAACGCCGTTGGCTATGACACCGTAACCCGTGCTCAAACAAGTGACTCCGGTATTACGACCGATTATGTAGCCAGTGTCGCTGTTACAGGATCTACCAATCCAAACTCTTGGACCATAACCGCCACTGCAACAAACGAACTAGACGACCTGACCTTTATACAAGTCGGCACCGAAGACAATGGCCGTGTGACTTGGAAAAACAATCCCACCGATAGTGTAGGCACTTGCGTGGCAGCCAACACGTGCTAA
- the pilB gene encoding type IV-A pilus assembly ATPase PilB, protein MLNASGLARSLLTASLLTDGQLELALTQVQQEAKPLSTVLVERKLLSSHELAQFCEHHYGLPLFDLNTLAAQDLPPQYLSMDLIERHHALPIFLQDNVLYLAVSDPSNMQPLEDFSFRFNVVTDTKLVEEAKLSALISQLQRGDEPSLIDLTHSSEEDADALVELQSSADEETSYDQDDAPLVRYIHQVLLDAVHQAASDIHFEPYERFYRIRFRIDGILHDVASPPSHLANRFAARLKVMARLDIAERRLPQDGRIKLQLSRHKSVDMRVSSLPTQAGEKVVLRLLDNAITKLDINQLGFNEWQKSAYLKALHLSQGLILVTGPTGSGKTVSLYTGLSILNTVSSNISTAEDPIEIIMPGINQVQINPKAGLGFAQALRAFLRQDPDIIMVGEIRDLETAEIAIKAAQTGHLVLSTLHTNSATDTLTRLRNMGLAAYNIASSVSLIMAQRLARKLCPHCKKPEVLSAPQLALLGLSCKSLNNNEQDFHDHELNDRELNDQALNLYQASGCALCTDGYKGRVGIYEVLPMNDTLAELMLSGADSLTLARAAVASGMLTLRQAALAQVQQGIISLAEANRITQ, encoded by the coding sequence GTGCTAAACGCCAGCGGTTTAGCGCGCAGTTTATTAACCGCTTCTTTACTGACCGACGGCCAGCTAGAGCTGGCCCTGACCCAAGTTCAACAAGAAGCTAAGCCGCTGAGCACTGTGCTCGTCGAGCGCAAATTACTGTCGAGTCATGAGTTGGCCCAATTTTGTGAGCACCATTACGGCTTACCCTTGTTCGACTTAAATACCCTGGCCGCTCAAGATTTACCGCCGCAATATCTGAGCATGGACTTAATTGAGCGCCATCACGCGCTGCCGATATTCTTGCAAGATAACGTCTTATATCTGGCCGTGTCAGATCCAAGCAATATGCAGCCGTTAGAGGACTTTAGCTTTCGTTTTAATGTGGTTACGGATACTAAGTTAGTGGAAGAAGCTAAGTTATCAGCCTTGATCAGCCAGCTACAGCGCGGTGATGAGCCCAGCCTCATCGATTTAACTCACAGCTCAGAGGAAGACGCAGATGCCCTCGTTGAACTGCAAAGTAGTGCTGATGAAGAAACGTCCTACGACCAAGATGATGCGCCACTCGTACGCTATATTCATCAAGTGCTGCTAGATGCGGTGCACCAAGCGGCTTCCGATATTCACTTTGAACCTTATGAGCGTTTTTACCGCATCCGCTTTCGCATTGATGGCATCTTGCATGATGTGGCCTCCCCTCCCAGCCATTTGGCCAACCGTTTTGCCGCGCGGCTAAAAGTCATGGCGCGCCTCGATATTGCCGAGCGCCGTCTCCCTCAAGACGGCCGCATTAAATTGCAGCTAAGCCGTCACAAGTCAGTGGATATGCGCGTCAGCAGTTTGCCGACCCAAGCCGGTGAGAAAGTCGTGTTACGCTTGCTTGATAACGCCATTACTAAATTGGATATCAACCAACTGGGCTTTAATGAATGGCAAAAATCCGCGTATTTAAAGGCACTACATTTATCCCAAGGGCTCATTTTGGTTACCGGCCCTACTGGCTCCGGAAAAACCGTGTCGCTTTATACTGGCTTAAGCATTCTGAATACGGTGAGCAGTAATATCTCAACCGCCGAAGATCCCATTGAGATTATTATGCCGGGCATTAATCAGGTACAAATTAACCCTAAAGCAGGCTTAGGTTTTGCCCAAGCGCTAAGAGCCTTTTTACGCCAAGATCCGGATATCATTATGGTCGGGGAAATCCGTGATTTAGAGACCGCTGAAATTGCCATCAAGGCGGCACAAACCGGCCACCTTGTACTCTCCACCCTACACACCAACTCCGCCACAGACACCCTGACTCGGTTGAGAAATATGGGACTGGCCGCCTACAACATTGCCTCTTCAGTCAGCCTGATCATGGCCCAACGCCTCGCCCGTAAACTCTGCCCTCATTGTAAGAAACCAGAGGTGTTGTCTGCGCCACAATTAGCCTTGTTGGGACTTAGCTGCAAGAGTCTTAACAACAATGAGCAGGATTTCCATGATCATGAACTCAACGACCGAGAGCTAAACGACCAAGCATTAAATTTATACCAAGCAAGTGGCTGCGCCTTATGCACCGACGGCTATAAAGGCCGAGTCGGCATTTATGAGGTATTACCCATGAATGACACTTTAGCGGAGCTAATGCTCAGCGGCGCCGACTCCCTAACGCTGGCCCGAGCCGCTGTAGCCTCGGGTATGCTGACCTTGCGCCAAGCGGCACTGGCTCAGGTACAACAAGGCATCATTAGCTTGGCAGAGGCCAATCGCATTACTCAGTGA
- a CDS encoding type II secretion system F family protein: protein MSKKQPYHWQGINKNGQAVSGVVQESSLLAVKYQLQRQGIQPTRVQRKRPPLFSQFKQTITAADIAIMTRQLATMLHAGIPLVQSLKLIARSATKAPLAHMLTLLVTDVENGQPLSRALKQFPMQFSNLYQDLVQSGEQMGALAEVFEQLADYAEKAQLLKAKIKKALFYPAIVLLVAALVSAILLLWVIPQFEEMYANFGAPLPWFTQVVISLSRGLQHYGGYLLLVLVLLCYWFIKARRSANRLRQQQDRLLLKLPVLGAILQKAALTGFARTLAATFAAGIPLIEGLTLAAGACGNHVYSQAVLQVRADVVAGIPLHLALGSSQLFPDLLVQLAMIGEETGVIDDMMHKVASIYEAEVDAAVEALASLIEPMMMLVLGILVGGLVIAMYLPIFNLGSVIH, encoded by the coding sequence ATGAGCAAAAAGCAGCCCTATCATTGGCAGGGCATCAACAAAAATGGCCAAGCTGTGTCGGGTGTGGTGCAAGAGTCGAGTCTATTGGCAGTAAAGTATCAATTACAACGTCAAGGTATTCAGCCGACTCGAGTACAACGCAAACGCCCGCCTTTATTCAGCCAATTTAAGCAAACCATCACCGCCGCAGACATTGCCATTATGACGCGTCAATTGGCGACTATGCTGCATGCCGGTATACCACTTGTACAAAGCTTGAAATTGATTGCCCGTTCGGCCACCAAGGCCCCGCTTGCCCACATGCTGACACTGCTGGTCACGGACGTTGAAAATGGCCAGCCCTTATCCCGAGCTCTTAAGCAATTCCCTATGCAATTTAGCAACCTGTATCAGGACTTAGTACAGTCGGGTGAGCAAATGGGCGCCTTAGCAGAGGTGTTTGAGCAGTTGGCTGACTACGCGGAAAAAGCGCAACTGTTGAAAGCTAAAATAAAGAAAGCGCTGTTTTATCCGGCCATAGTGCTGCTGGTAGCGGCGCTGGTGTCAGCCATTCTATTACTGTGGGTGATCCCGCAGTTTGAGGAGATGTATGCCAACTTTGGCGCGCCTTTACCTTGGTTTACACAAGTAGTGATCAGCTTATCTCGCGGCTTGCAGCACTACGGCGGCTACCTACTGCTAGTGTTGGTGCTGCTCTGCTATTGGTTTATAAAAGCTCGACGTAGTGCTAATCGGTTGCGCCAACAACAAGACCGCCTATTGCTTAAATTGCCGGTGTTAGGTGCCATCTTGCAGAAAGCCGCACTCACGGGCTTTGCCCGCACGCTAGCTGCTACCTTTGCCGCCGGCATTCCCTTAATAGAAGGGCTAACCTTGGCTGCCGGAGCCTGCGGCAACCATGTCTACAGCCAAGCGGTATTGCAGGTGCGAGCCGATGTGGTAGCCGGCATACCGCTGCATTTAGCATTGGGCTCCAGTCAGCTGTTTCCTGATCTATTAGTGCAACTTGCCATGATAGGTGAGGAAACCGGTGTTATTGACGATATGATGCATAAAGTGGCAAGCATTTATGAAGCCGAAGTGGACGCAGCAGTGGAGGCTTTGGCCAGTTTAATTGAGCCAATGATGATGTTGGTACTGGGGATTTTAGTTGGCGGACTAGTGATTGCCATGTATCTTCCCATCTTTAATCTGGGTAGCGTTATACATTAA
- a CDS encoding A24 family peptidase: MAVLSQWLTQDILSLYIIVTLLSLLVGSFLNVVIYRLPVMLKREWLQDCAELNDSPAPEQATFNICTPRSRCSHCQHQLGALDNIPLLSWLMLRGRCRYCQEKVSKRYPLVELSTAILSAAAVWRFGASPELLAALLFTWLLICMTMIDVDHLLLPDNLTLSLLWLGLLINLNGLFIPLSDAVIGGVIGYGILWSLYWAFKLATGKEGMGYGDFKLLAALGAWFGWQAILPILLLSSVIGSVIGLSLMASRRLNAQQVLPFGPALAIAGWVYLIWGKPLINWYWSVAL, translated from the coding sequence ATGGCGGTGCTGAGCCAATGGCTAACCCAAGATATACTCTCCCTTTATATCATTGTTACTTTGCTAAGTTTACTCGTCGGTAGCTTTTTAAATGTGGTTATTTATCGACTGCCGGTGATGTTAAAGCGTGAGTGGCTCCAAGATTGTGCCGAGCTCAACGACAGCCCTGCCCCCGAACAAGCAACCTTTAATATCTGCACCCCACGTTCGCGTTGCTCTCACTGTCAGCATCAGCTGGGTGCTCTGGATAATATCCCACTACTCAGTTGGTTAATGCTCCGCGGCCGCTGCCGCTATTGTCAGGAAAAAGTATCTAAGCGCTATCCCTTAGTTGAATTAAGCACCGCCATATTATCTGCGGCGGCCGTATGGCGTTTTGGCGCTAGCCCAGAGTTGCTGGCCGCCTTGTTATTTACTTGGCTGCTGATCTGCATGACGATGATCGATGTGGACCATCTTTTATTACCGGATAATCTGACCCTGTCGCTGTTATGGCTAGGGTTATTAATTAATCTCAATGGCCTATTTATCCCTTTATCGGATGCGGTAATAGGTGGCGTGATTGGTTACGGCATCTTGTGGAGTTTATATTGGGCGTTCAAGCTGGCCACCGGTAAAGAAGGCATGGGCTATGGCGACTTTAAACTATTAGCCGCGCTCGGCGCTTGGTTTGGCTGGCAGGCTATCTTGCCGATACTGCTACTCTCATCTGTAATAGGCTCAGTTATAGGCCTAAGCCTAATGGCGAGTCGCCGCTTAAATGCACAGCAAGTACTGCCCTTTGGACCGGCACTTGCCATCGCTGGCTGGGTGTATCTTATTTGGGGCAAACCTTTAATCAACTGGTACTGGAGTGTGGCGTTATGA
- the coaE gene encoding dephospho-CoA kinase (Dephospho-CoA kinase (CoaE) performs the final step in coenzyme A biosynthesis.), with product MTYTVGVTGGIGSGKSTVADLFAELGIVVVDADVIAREVVAPGEPVLDAIGAYFGPEVIAADGSLNRALMRERIFENAAYRHWLEALLHPLIRERMITECQNARSAYCLLVVPLLVENKLTDLCQRVLVVDVAESTQIARTTQRDNIAAAQVEAMMATQASREQRLNAADDVLDNNDSDLTQIKAAVLQLHQQYLALSGA from the coding sequence ATGACATATACAGTCGGAGTAACCGGTGGCATCGGCAGCGGCAAAAGTACCGTCGCTGACTTATTCGCCGAGCTTGGCATAGTGGTGGTGGATGCGGACGTGATTGCCCGAGAAGTAGTGGCCCCCGGCGAGCCGGTACTAGATGCTATTGGTGCCTATTTTGGTCCAGAAGTGATCGCCGCAGATGGCAGCTTAAATCGCGCCCTAATGCGTGAGCGGATCTTTGAGAATGCAGCTTATCGTCATTGGCTGGAAGCCTTACTGCACCCTTTGATCCGCGAGCGCATGATTACCGAATGCCAGAACGCTCGCTCGGCTTATTGTTTATTAGTAGTACCGCTCTTGGTCGAGAATAAGCTTACCGACTTATGCCAGCGAGTGCTGGTGGTGGACGTGGCTGAATCAACCCAAATAGCGCGTACTACGCAACGGGATAATATAGCGGCCGCACAAGTTGAGGCCATGATGGCCACCCAAGCCAGTCGCGAGCAGCGCTTGAATGCTGCCGACGATGTGCTTGATAACAACGACTCTGATCTCACGCAGATAAAAGCCGCCGTGCTGCAATTGCATCAGCAATATTTGGCATTGTCGGGAGCCTGA
- a CDS encoding M18 family aminopeptidase, whose amino-acid sequence MTQQQADFNQGLIDFLQASPSPAHAVNTMVRELEAAGFSELNESEAWQLQPGQGYWLVRGGRSIIAFRLGEQPVFDAGVRMIGAHTDSPCLKVKPNAELLHQGYLQLGVEVYGGVLMHPWFDRDLSLAGQIYFRNEAGKLQTALIDVKKPIAVIPSLAIHLNREANKNSEINAQLHLPPVLGLDASADTDANGKPNPSLVLREWLATWLRTAGHNVAEVIDYDLCFYDTQPPALVGLEQEFISSARLDNLLSCYTGLQALLSSKQPAATSLLVCNDHEEVGSSSATGAEGPFLESVLRRLSGDEQEYQRMMARSLLISADNAHAIHPNYADKHDENHGPKINAGPVIKVNANQRYATSSETSALFRHFCDLAKVPYQHFVVRSDMGCGSTIGPVAATKLGVRVVDVGAPQWSMHSIRETAGTKDAWYLGQALQAFFCEWDGD is encoded by the coding sequence GTGACTCAACAGCAAGCAGATTTTAATCAGGGTTTAATCGACTTTTTACAAGCTTCACCTAGCCCAGCCCATGCGGTGAATACTATGGTGCGCGAGCTTGAAGCGGCGGGCTTTAGCGAATTAAATGAAAGCGAAGCTTGGCAATTGCAGCCAGGCCAAGGTTATTGGCTTGTTCGTGGTGGTCGCTCAATTATTGCCTTTCGCTTAGGCGAGCAGCCAGTGTTTGACGCTGGCGTGCGCATGATAGGCGCGCACACCGACAGCCCGTGCTTAAAAGTGAAACCTAACGCTGAGCTACTACACCAAGGCTATTTGCAGCTAGGGGTAGAAGTGTATGGCGGCGTGCTGATGCATCCGTGGTTTGACCGAGATCTGTCGCTTGCGGGGCAGATATATTTTCGTAATGAAGCGGGTAAATTACAGACTGCACTGATTGATGTGAAAAAGCCGATTGCGGTGATCCCATCGTTAGCGATTCACCTCAATCGTGAGGCGAATAAAAACTCTGAAATAAACGCTCAGCTGCATTTGCCGCCAGTGCTAGGACTCGATGCGAGTGCTGATACTGATGCTAATGGAAAGCCTAACCCAAGCTTAGTGTTGCGTGAGTGGCTCGCTACTTGGTTACGCACAGCAGGTCATAACGTCGCTGAAGTTATCGATTATGACTTGTGCTTCTACGATACCCAGCCACCGGCTTTGGTAGGGTTGGAGCAAGAGTTTATCAGCTCGGCACGCCTTGATAACTTATTGTCTTGTTACACAGGACTTCAGGCTCTCTTATCTAGCAAACAGCCAGCGGCCACCTCGCTGTTGGTGTGTAACGATCATGAAGAAGTGGGTAGCTCTTCCGCCACCGGCGCCGAAGGTCCATTTTTAGAAAGTGTGTTACGCCGTTTGAGTGGTGATGAGCAAGAATATCAGCGCATGATGGCGCGTTCTTTGTTGATCTCTGCTGACAACGCTCACGCCATACATCCTAACTATGCGGATAAGCATGATGAAAACCATGGTCCTAAAATCAATGCCGGCCCAGTGATCAAGGTGAATGCTAATCAGCGTTACGCGACCAGCTCAGAAACCAGCGCTTTATTTAGACATTTTTGCGATTTGGCCAAGGTACCTTACCAGCACTTTGTGGTGAGATCAGATATGGGCTGCGGCAGTACTATAGGTCCGGTTGCTGCCACTAAATTAGGCGTGCGGGTGGTGGATGTAGGCGCACCGCAATGGTCGATGCACTCCATCCGTGAAACCGCCGGCACCAAAGATGCCTGGTACTTAGGCCAAGCATTGCAGGCATTTTTTTGTGAATGGGACGGGGATTAA
- the trmB gene encoding tRNA (guanosine(46)-N7)-methyltransferase TrmB, which translates to MTDEHAPKPTKTEQTELEQPELTEPEQELRRRKIRSFVLREGRLTKGQEKAMTEQWPIMGIDYQPQLIDLDAVFNRVAPRVLEIGFGMGGSLVEMAKVAPELDYIGIEVHTPGVGACLMGAAEAKITNLRVMCHDAVEVFEHMLAEQSLDRVQLFFPDPWHKTRHHKRRIVQPAFVEMLRSKLKVGGEFHMATDWENYAEHMLDVMNAAPGYVNASTEGDYMPRPDYRPLTKFEQRGHRLGHGVWDLIFTRTE; encoded by the coding sequence ATGACAGATGAACACGCGCCTAAGCCAACTAAGACCGAGCAAACGGAGCTCGAGCAACCAGAGCTTACCGAGCCAGAACAAGAGCTGCGTAGACGAAAAATTCGCAGCTTCGTGTTGCGAGAAGGACGCTTGACCAAAGGCCAAGAGAAAGCCATGACTGAACAGTGGCCGATAATGGGCATTGATTATCAGCCACAACTGATTGATTTAGATGCGGTGTTTAACCGTGTTGCACCAAGAGTGCTAGAAATTGGTTTTGGTATGGGGGGCTCGTTAGTCGAGATGGCGAAAGTGGCGCCTGAGCTCGATTATATCGGTATCGAAGTGCACACCCCGGGCGTGGGCGCTTGTTTAATGGGCGCAGCTGAGGCCAAAATCACTAACCTGCGTGTGATGTGTCACGATGCGGTCGAAGTGTTTGAGCATATGTTAGCGGAGCAAAGCTTAGACAGAGTGCAGTTGTTTTTCCCAGATCCTTGGCACAAAACGCGCCACCATAAGCGCCGTATAGTACAGCCTGCGTTCGTGGAAATGCTGCGCAGTAAGCTTAAAGTTGGTGGCGAGTTTCATATGGCCACCGACTGGGAAAATTACGCCGAGCATATGCTGGATGTGATGAATGCGGCCCCAGGTTACGTTAATGCGTCTACCGAAGGCGATTATATGCCACGACCTGACTATCGTCCGTTGACCAAGTTCGAGCAGCGCGGTCATCGTTTAGGCCACGGGGTTTGGGATCTGATCTTTACACGTACAGAATAA